The Siansivirga zeaxanthinifaciens CC-SAMT-1 region TATACGATCGGACCCATTTACAAAAGTTAAAAAAATGCATTGGGGTATGGACTTTACAGCGCCAAGAGGGACACCCATTTATGCTACAGGCGATGGTATTGTGGAGCGCGCAGACAACACCGCCTCTGGTTATGGAAATCACATTCGAATAGATCATGGTTATGGTTATGTGAGTTTGTATGCCCATTTATATAAATACAACGTTCGAAAAAACCAAAAAGTTAAACGTGGTGATATTATTGGATTTGTTGGTAGTACCGGGCGTTCGGAAGCACCACATTGTCATTACGAAATATTTAAAGATGGAGAACGCATCAACCCTATAAACTTTTACTACGGAAGTTTAACTGCCGAAGAATTTAACAAACTTCTGGAGCATGCTTCATTAGAAAACCAATCATTAGACTAATGTATATAGAATTACCAGAAAAACGATATTATAGCATTGGCGAAGTGGCTAAAGCTTTTAATGTAAATACCTCTTTAATTCGTTTTTGGGAAAAAGAATTCGATGCTCTTAAACCAAAGAAAAACGCCAAAGGAAACCGAAAATTTACTCCCGAGGACATTAAAAATTTAAAACTAATTTATCACTTAGTTAAAGAACGTGGTTTTACTTTAGAAGGTGCTAAAATTCACTTAAAAGAAGACAAAAAAGACACATTAAATAACTTTGAAATTATAAGTAAATTAGAAAATATTAAAAATCAACTCATTAAAATTAAAGAAAATCTTTAGCTATTTTTTAAAATACTTGTAACTTTTTTTAACTTCAAGAGTCAAACAGTTAACCTTTATAAAAACCATAAAAAACATCATTATGAAGAAATTTTTACCTTGGATAATTATTGCCGTAGTAGTATTTGGATTATACTCATGGGCCAAAGGGTTTAATAATACCGCAGTTACCTTAAAAGAAACCGCCACAAAAACTTGGGGAGATGTTGAAAGCAGTTACCAACGTAGAAACGACCTTATTGGTAATTTAGTTAAAACCGTACAAGGAGCTGCAGATTTTGAAAAAAGCACCCTTGAAGCTGTTATAAAAGCTAGAAGTGAAGCAACTAAAACGACTATAGATCCATCAAACATAACTCCAGAACAATTAGCAGCTTTTAATCAAGCGCAAAGTGGTTTAAGTAGTGCATTATCTCGTTTATTAGTAACGGTTGAAAGATATCCAGATTTAAAAGCAAACCAAAACTTCTTAGAATTACAAAGTCAGTTAGAAGGAACAGAAAATAGAATTAACGTTGCAAGAGACCGCTTTAATGAAGCCGTTGAGCCTTATAACAAGCACATTAAAACATTTCCAAACTCCTTACTTGCCGGATTATTTAATTTTGAAAGCTTAAATTACTTTAAAGCAGAAGCTGGAAGTGAAAAAGCACCAGATGTTGATTTTAATTTTAAATAATTCAACAAAATAAACACCGTACAATCATGCTAGATAAAGTTGAAAATTTCTTAACAAATATCGAAGAACAAGAAATTATTGAAGCTATTAGAGTAGCTGAATTAAACACCTCTGGCGAAATACGTGTACACATAGAAAAAACCTCTAAAGGCGATGCTACAAATCGTGCTTTGGAGGTTTTTTATGCTTTAAAAATGGATAACACCAAACTGCAAAACGCCGTTTTAATTTATGTTGCTATCGAAGAAAGAGCTTTTGTTATTTATGGTGACAAAGGTATTAACGATGTTGTACCCGATAATTTTTGGGATAGCACAAAAGATTTAATGGTGTCTCATTTTAAGTTAGGTAATTATAAAGCAGGATTGGTAGAAGGTATTTTAAAATCTGGCGAACAGCTTAAAAAATATTTCCCATACAACAATTTAGATACCAACGAACTCTCTAATGAAATTTCTAAAGGTTAAAATGTTGAATTTAAATTACAATATCAAATCCCATTTAAAAGTTAAAACGTTTTTTGTACTTGTTATAACGTTGCTATCCTTTTGTGTTTCATTTGCACAATATAAAATCCCTTCGAAACCCGATTTTCAAACCAGTGTTTACGATTATATAAACTTACTAACCAAAACCGAAAAGAAAAGTTTAGAAGACAAGCTAATAAGATATTCCGATACAACATCAACCCAAATCGTTATTGCTACCATAAGCTCTACCAATGGTGAAAATATAGATTATTTAGGCACCAAATGGGCGCATTCCTGGGGCATTGGTCAAGCTAAAGAAGATAACGGTGTTTTTATTCTATTAGCAAAAGACGACAGAAAAATTTCTATTAAAACAGGGTATGGTGTCGAACATTTATTAACCGACGCTATGTCGAAGCGTATTATAGAACGCGATATCATTCCTTATTTCAAACAAAACAATTATTACGGCGGACTTAACCGTGGGGCTGATGCTATTTTTGAGGTTTTAACAGGAGAATATAAAGGCAGCAGAAAAGAATCGTCAGATTCTGGAATACCGATACAATTCATAATTATAATCATCATTTTTATAATTATTATCATTTCCATGTCGAAGAATAACCGTGGAGGCCACGGAGGAAATAGAGGCAATAAACAAGATGGCTTCGATATTTGGGATGCCATAATTTTAAGCAACATGGGGCGCGGTAATTACCGTGGTTCTGGCGGCTTTGGGGGCAGCTCTGGCGGAGGCTTCGGCGGTGGCGGTTTTGGAGGTGGCTTTGGAGGCGGCGGTTTTGGAGGCGGCGGTGCCTCAGGTGGTTGGTAATTTTTATTAGTTAAAATACGTTTTACCAAACACCCTTAAATTAATACCACCAAAAGAATTTTACTTCTTACGCATATAAACACTTACTGGAACCCCTTTAAAATCGAAGTTTTCACGTAGCTTGTTTTCTAAAAAACGTTTGTATGGATCTTTTACGTACTGAGGTAAATTACAGAAAAATGCAAACTGAGGCTGTGGCGTTGGCAACTGCATTATATATTTAATCTTAACAAATTTACCCTTATATGCTGGTGGCGGATAATTTTCTATTAATGGTAAAAACACCTCGTTAAGCACACTCGTTTTAATCTTTTTAGAACGGTTTTGGTAAACTTCTACAGCCGTTTCAATTGCTTTAAATATACGTTGTTTAGACAATGCCGATATAAATATAATTGGCACGTCTGTAAAAGGCTCTATTTGCTTTCTAATGGCTTTTTCGTATTCTTTAGTAGACTTATGGTCTTTCTCTACCAAATCCCATTTATTAACAAGAATAACAATTCCTTTACGGTTGCGTTCTGCCAACCAAAATATATTTTGTACTTGACCGTCGAAACCACGATTTGCATCCAATACAATTAAACAGACATCACTGTGTTCAATGGCACGAACGCTTCGCATTACCGAATAAAATTCTAAATCTTCTTTAACTTTCGATTTTCTTCGGATACCAGCTGTATCTACCAAGTTGAATTCAAATCCAAAACGATTGTATTTTGTATCAATAGAATCTCTTGTTGTTCCAGCAATATCGGTAACAATGTATCTATCTTCACCTATTAAAGCATTAATAAACGATGATTTTCCAGCATTAGGACGGCCCACTACAGCAAATCGAGGCAGCGTGTCTTCAACAACAGTTTCTTTTTCTGGTAAGGCTTTCACTAAAGCATCTAACAAATCGCCGGTACCACTTCCGTTAATACTGGCAACGGTGTAATAATCGCCAAGACCTAATGAATAAAACTCCACAGCATCTTCCGCACGTTTTCCATTATCTACTTTATTAACAACTAAAAAAACGGGCTTTTTTACTTTTCGAAGTAATTTAGCAACATCTTCATCCATTCCTGTAACGCCAGATTCAACATCTACCATAAAAATAATAGCGTCTGCTTCTTCAATTGCTAGTTCGACTTGTTTATCAATTTCAGCTTCAAAAACATCATCACTTCCTAATACATAACCACCGGTATCGATTAAAGAAAACTCTTTACCGTTCCAATCTGCCTTACCGTAGTGTCTGTCTCTGGTTACACCGCTTACGGCATCAACAATAGCTTCTCTACGCTGAATTAAACGGTTAAAAAAAGTTGACTTCCCTACATTTGGTCGACCTACTATAGCTACTATATTACTCATCTGTTATATGGTGAAATTGGTATTAGCCAATTTAATTTATTGTTATTCTTAAATATTTTGCAAAAATAGGAAATATCCCCTTGTTAAACTCTTTTTTTATGAAAGATTAAAATTGTTTTAGATTTAATTAAATATTAGTAATTTACTAGAACTAAATTAATTAGTTATGACCACTAGCAATGACATTGTTTTAAGACCTCGTTTTAAATTTGATTTAAAACAAAACAATGAAACCATTTTAAATAGATTTGAAAATTCTAAATTGAAACAATCTCAATTTATTGTTTCCAGAATTGATGATCATGTTTTTATTAAGTTTCCTAAAAAAGATCAGCATTTTTGGTCGCCACAATTACATCTCGAAATAAATAAAATTGACGATGAAAATTGCACCCTTTATGGCTTATTTGGACCAAACCCAACCGTTTGGACCTTATTTATATTTTTACATTTTTTAGTAGCTGGACTTTTTTTGGCCTTCGGAATTTGGGCTTACTCCAATTGGCGATTGAATCTACCTTATAACATTCAAACCACTTTAATGGTATTAATGATTGTCATTTGGATTGCTTTATATTTTGCAGGATCTTACACCAAAACTTCAAGCAAAGTAGAAATGCAAGCCTTAAAAAAATTTATGGAGACTATTATAAATAATGAATAAGCTTAATTATTATATCCGAAACGTTTTAATTGATTTTGATTACTGCGCCAGTTTTTATTCACCTTAACATAGGTTTCTAAGTGAATTTGTTTGCCAAAAAATGTTTCTAAATCTTTTCTAGCTTCTACACCTACTCGTTTTAATGCTGTACCTTTATGTCCAATAATAATTCCCTTTTGAGTTTCTCGCTCGACCATAATAACAGCACGTACACGAATAATATGTTCTTCTTCAAAAAATTCCTCGGTATCAACTTCTACAGCATATGGAATTTCTTTTTTGTAATGAAGTAATATTTTTTCTCTTATGGTTTCATTAATAAAGAAACGTTCTGGTTTGTCGGTTAATTGGTCTTTAGGATAAAAAGCTGGTGATTCTGGTAATAATTCAATAATTCTATTAAAAACCTCTTTAACATTGAAACCTTCTAATGCTGAGATTGGAAAAATTTCGGCATTTGGCACCTTTTTGGCCCATAACTGTACTTGAGACTCTAATTGTTCCTGGTTAGATTTATCTATTTTGTTTAATAAAAGTAAAACTGGTATTGTAGAATTGGTTATTTTATTAAAAAAATCAGCATCTTTTAACTCTTGTTCACCTATTTCAACCATGTAAATTAAAACATCGGCATCTTCAAAAGCAGATTTAACAAATCCCATCATAGATTCTTGCAATTCGTAAGCTGGTTTAATAATACCCGGTGTATCAGATAAAACCATTTGAAAATCATCACCATTAACAATACCCAAAATTCTATGGCGTGTTGTTTGTGCTTTAGATGTTATAATCGATAATTTCTCACCCACAAAGGCATTCATGAGGGTCGATTTTCCAACGTTCGGATTTCCTATAATATTTACAAAACCGGCTTTATGCATCATATACTAAATTTTAATAGACTGCAAATTTACAACCTTGATTTATATCTAACACTATTAATACTACTATAAACAAAAAAGCAGAAAATTAAATTTCCTGCTTTTTTATAAATTTTATTAATTAGTATTAGTTTAATACTTCTAATAACTCCACTTCAAATACTAATGGAGAAAAAGGTTTAATAGGACCTCCTTGACGTGGTGAAGCACCATATGCTAATTCTTGAGGTATAAAAAACTTATATTTAGAACCAACAGTCATTAACTGTAAACCTTCGGTCCAACCTTTAATAACCTGACCTACACCAAAAGTAGCAGGCTCACCTCTATCAACAGAACTATCAAAAACAGTTCCATCTGCTAAAGTACCATGATAGTGTACTTTTACTCGAGACATTGGCGTAGGTTTATCGCCACTACCTTCTTTCAATACGATATATTGTAAGCCAGAATCTGTTACTTTAACACCTTCTTTAGTTTTATTTTCTTCTAAAAACTTTTCACCTTCAGCCTTTACATCACCAAATTCATCTAAAGCTCTTTTCTCAGCTTCTTCTTGTTGTTTCTTTCTAGCTTCTAATTGTTTCTTTTGGAAATAAGTACTTAAAAGCACCTGAACTTTATCTTGTGGAATTTTTAATTCAGCAGAATCTAATGCATTTACAAAACCTTGAATAAAAAGATCTTTATCCATTTCCGAAACATTAGTTTGCACATTACGTGCAACATCCATTCCAATAGCATAACTTACCGAATCAATTTCTGTTTTTAAAGGTTTATTTGTAACACCACCTTTGTTACATGAAACCATTACTAAAAATACTAAAAGAACACTTAAAGATTTAATTATTTTCATTTCTGTTTTATTGATTTAAAATTAGGATGCTAAAGTAACAAATAAATCAACAGTATTAGAAAAGTATTATATGAATTTTAACTATATAAATATTTGATAAATAAAGTACTCCTACAGTTTCCTCCTAAAAAAAGGGCAAAAAAAATCCTCAACATAGATTTATGTTGAGGATTGAAAAAGGCAACGACCTACTCTTCCACAAATGCAGTACCATCGGCGCTAACGGGCTTAACTTCTCTGTTCGGAATGGTAAGAGGTGAGCCCCGTCGCTATAACCACCTTAAATTTTTGGTTGTTGGTTTGTAGTTTATGGTTTTTGGCTTAATGTAGACCAACACCTATTAACTAACAACTTTCAACCGCGCTCTAAGCGCATATATTTTAACATATTGAAATAAGATCATGTATTTAATAATTCATTGTTGTACTCTTTTAAAAAAACAGGCGTACAATAAGCCTATGGGTTATTAGTACTACTCGGCTATGACATTACTGCCTTTACACCTATAGCCTATCAACGTGGTCATCTTCCACGACCCTTTAAAGAAATCTCATCTTGTGGTGGGTTTCGCGCTTATATGCTTTCAGCGCTTATCCCTTCCAAACGTAGCTACTCTGCAATGCTCCTGGCGGAACAACAGATACACCAGAGGTTTGTCCAACTCGGTCCTCTCGTACTAGAGTCAGATCCACTCAAATTTCTAACGCCCACTGTAGATAGAGACCGAACTGTCTCACGACGTTCTGAACCCAGCTCGCGTGCCACTTTAATGGGCGAACAGCCCAACCCTTGGGACCTTCTCCAGCCCCAGGATGTGACGAGCCGACATCGAGGTGCCAAACCCCCCCGTCGATATGAGCTCTTGGGGGAGATCAGCCTGTTATCCCCGGCGTACCTTTTATCCTTTGAGCGATGGCCCTTCCATGCGGAACCACCGGATCACTATGCTCTTGTTTCCAACCTGATCGACTTGTAGGTCTCTCAGTCAAGCACCCTTATGCCATTGCACTCTACGCACGGTTACCAAGCGTGCTGAGGGTACCTTTAGAAGCCTCCGTTACTCTTTTGGAGGCGACCACCCCAGTCAAACTACCCACCAAGCACTGTCCCTTCTTCGAAGGTTAGACTCTAGATAAGCAAAGGGTGGTATTTCAACAATGACTCCACAACACCTGGCGATGCTGCTTCGAAGTCTCCCACCTATCCTACACATTACTTATCCAAAACCAATACTAAGCTATAGTAAAGGTGCACGGGGTCTTTTCGTCCCACAGCGGGTAATCGGCATCTTCACCGATACTACAATTTCACCGAGCTCATGGCTGAGACAGTGTCCAGATCGTTGCACCATTCGTGCAGGTCGGAACTTACCCGACAAGGAATTTCGCTACCTTAGGACCGTTATAGTTACGGCCGCCGTTTACTGGGGCTTCATTTAAGACCTTCGCTTACGCTAAGCCCTCCACTTAACCTTCCAGCACCGGGCAGGTGTCAGGCCATATACATCATCTTTCGATTTAGCATAGCCCTGTGTTTTTGATAAACAGTCGCCTGGACCTTTTCACTGCGGCCCCACCGAAGTGGGGCGACCCTTCTCCCGAAGTTACGGGTCTATTTTGCCTAATTCCTTAGCCATGAATCTCTCGAGCTCCTTAGAATTCTCATCCCAACTACCTGTGTCGGTTTAGGGTACGGGCTGCTGCTTTCGCTTTTCTTGGAAGTCGCTACTCTGGATTATCACCTTGACCGAAGTCGCAGTGTACTATCGCCGTGTTACCACTGGCTTCAACGAACTATTCCGTCAGTTCGCACCAAATTTACGCCTCCGTCACTTTTAGTAAGAGCAGGTACAGGAATATTAACCTGTTGTCCATCCACTACCCCTTTCGGGTTCGCGTTAGGTCCCGACTAACCCTCAGCTGATTAGCATAGCTGAGGAAACCTTAGTCTTTCGGAGTGCGGGTTTCTCGCCCGCATTATCGTTACTTATGCCTACATTTTCTTTTGTAGCTTCTCCAGCATACCTCACAGTACACCTTCGACGACACTACAATGCTCCCCTACCCATCTCTCGATGCCATAGCTTCGGTAATATGTTTATGCCCGATTATTATCCATGCCGAACCGCTCGACTAGTGAGCTGTTACGCACTCTTTAAATGAATGGCTGCTTCCAAGCCAACATCCTAGCTGTCAAAGCAGTTCAACCGCGTTATTTCAACTTAACATATATTTGGGGACCTTAGCTGATGGTCTGGGTTCTTTCCCTCTCGGACATGGACCTTAGCACCCATGCCCTCACTGCTGAAAAACATTTTATAGCATTCGGAGTTTGTCAGGAATTGGTAGGCGGTGAAGCCCCCGCATCCAATCAGTAGCTCTACCTCTATAAAACTATAAATCAACGCTGCACCTAAATGCATTTCGGGGAGTACGAGCTATTTCCGAGTTTGATTGGCCTTTCACCCCTACCCACAGGTCATCCGAAGACTTTTCAACGTCAACCGGTTCGGTCCTCCACTGTATGTTACTACAGCTTCAACCTGCCCATGGGTAGATCACACGGTTTCGCGTCTACCACTACTAACTAAAGCGCCCTATTCAGACTCGCTTTCGCTACGGATCCGGACCTGAAGTCCTTAACCTTGCTAGCAACGGTAACTCGTAGGCTCATTATGCAAAAGGCACGCCGTCACCCCATAGGGCTCCGACCGCTTGTAAGCGTATGGTTTCAGGTTCTATTTCACTCCCTTATTCAGGGTTCTTTTCACCTTTCCCTCACGGTACTAGTTCACTATCGGTCTCTCAGGAGTATTTAGCCTTAGCGGATGGTCCCGCCAAATTCATACAGGATTACTCGTGTCCCGCACTACTCAGGATACCACTATCTCCTCACGCTTTACTTATACCGGGCTATCACCGTCTTTGGCCTGTCTTTCCAAACAGTTCTAATTCATTATGATTCAAATATCGTGGTCCTACAACCCCAAAATTGCCGTAACAACTCTGGTTTGGGCTAATCCGCGTTCGCTCGCCACTACTAACGGAATCACTTTTGTTTTCTTCTCCTCCGGGTACTTAGATGTTTCAGTTCTCCGGGTTCGCCTCCTTGCGGATACTATATCTTCAATATAGTGGGTTGCCCCATTCGGATATCTACGGATCAATTCGTGTGTGCCGATCCCCGTAGCTTTTCGCAGCTTATCACGTCCTTCTTCGCCTCTGAGAGCCTAGGCATTCCCCATACGCCCTTATGTAGCTTATTGTACTTTTTGCTTTTTTAATGAGTTATTATCTATTGATTATTTTCAATTGATAATGGATTATTTACAACGCTCGTGGTGTTATAAATAATCTGAATTATTATATTATATAATCGATATAAATCTATTATATTTTTCATGTATCTTGTTTCAATATGTCAATGAACTTTCTAATACCCAGCTTGACTGGGTATCTCATCTTGATTATTACTAATCTTAATGAGATTCCCGCATTCGCGGGAACTTGGTGGAGAATATCGGAGTCGAACCGATGACCTCCTGCGTGCAAGGCAGGCGCTCTAGCCAGCTGAGCTAATCCCCCCAGTGTCTTTTATGTAGTCAGCTATCAGTTAACAGTTATCAGTTAATTGATGACCTATACGTCAACTTGGGATACCCAACTTCTAAAATTTCCTTTCAATTTGTAATGAACGTCCTTTAAAACTAAATCTAGGACTTAATCTTAAAGATATCCGCATGCGCGGATATACTTCGCAGCTATGCTA contains the following coding sequences:
- the der gene encoding ribosome biogenesis GTPase Der, coding for MSNIVAIVGRPNVGKSTFFNRLIQRREAIVDAVSGVTRDRHYGKADWNGKEFSLIDTGGYVLGSDDVFEAEIDKQVELAIEEADAIIFMVDVESGVTGMDEDVAKLLRKVKKPVFLVVNKVDNGKRAEDAVEFYSLGLGDYYTVASINGSGTGDLLDALVKALPEKETVVEDTLPRFAVVGRPNAGKSSFINALIGEDRYIVTDIAGTTRDSIDTKYNRFGFEFNLVDTAGIRRKSKVKEDLEFYSVMRSVRAIEHSDVCLIVLDANRGFDGQVQNIFWLAERNRKGIVILVNKWDLVEKDHKSTKEYEKAIRKQIEPFTDVPIIFISALSKQRIFKAIETAVEVYQNRSKKIKTSVLNEVFLPLIENYPPPAYKGKFVKIKYIMQLPTPQPQFAFFCNLPQYVKDPYKRFLENKLRENFDFKGVPVSVYMRKK
- a CDS encoding TPM domain-containing protein yields the protein MLDKVENFLTNIEEQEIIEAIRVAELNTSGEIRVHIEKTSKGDATNRALEVFYALKMDNTKLQNAVLIYVAIEERAFVIYGDKGINDVVPDNFWDSTKDLMVSHFKLGNYKAGLVEGILKSGEQLKKYFPYNNLDTNELSNEISKG
- a CDS encoding FKBP-type peptidyl-prolyl cis-trans isomerase, whose product is MKIIKSLSVLLVFLVMVSCNKGGVTNKPLKTEIDSVSYAIGMDVARNVQTNVSEMDKDLFIQGFVNALDSAELKIPQDKVQVLLSTYFQKKQLEARKKQQEEAEKRALDEFGDVKAEGEKFLEENKTKEGVKVTDSGLQYIVLKEGSGDKPTPMSRVKVHYHGTLADGTVFDSSVDRGEPATFGVGQVIKGWTEGLQLMTVGSKYKFFIPQELAYGASPRQGGPIKPFSPLVFEVELLEVLN
- a CDS encoding LemA family protein; this translates as MKKFLPWIIIAVVVFGLYSWAKGFNNTAVTLKETATKTWGDVESSYQRRNDLIGNLVKTVQGAADFEKSTLEAVIKARSEATKTTIDPSNITPEQLAAFNQAQSGLSSALSRLLVTVERYPDLKANQNFLELQSQLEGTENRINVARDRFNEAVEPYNKHIKTFPNSLLAGLFNFESLNYFKAEAGSEKAPDVDFNFK
- a CDS encoding MerR family transcriptional regulator, with the protein product MYIELPEKRYYSIGEVAKAFNVNTSLIRFWEKEFDALKPKKNAKGNRKFTPEDIKNLKLIYHLVKERGFTLEGAKIHLKEDKKDTLNNFEIISKLENIKNQLIKIKENL
- the era gene encoding GTPase Era translates to MMHKAGFVNIIGNPNVGKSTLMNAFVGEKLSIITSKAQTTRHRILGIVNGDDFQMVLSDTPGIIKPAYELQESMMGFVKSAFEDADVLIYMVEIGEQELKDADFFNKITNSTIPVLLLLNKIDKSNQEQLESQVQLWAKKVPNAEIFPISALEGFNVKEVFNRIIELLPESPAFYPKDQLTDKPERFFINETIREKILLHYKKEIPYAVEVDTEEFFEEEHIIRVRAVIMVERETQKGIIIGHKGTALKRVGVEARKDLETFFGKQIHLETYVKVNKNWRSNQNQLKRFGYNN
- a CDS encoding TPM domain-containing protein produces the protein MKFLKVKMLNLNYNIKSHLKVKTFFVLVITLLSFCVSFAQYKIPSKPDFQTSVYDYINLLTKTEKKSLEDKLIRYSDTTSTQIVIATISSTNGENIDYLGTKWAHSWGIGQAKEDNGVFILLAKDDRKISIKTGYGVEHLLTDAMSKRIIERDIIPYFKQNNYYGGLNRGADAIFEVLTGEYKGSRKESSDSGIPIQFIIIIIIFIIIIISMSKNNRGGHGGNRGNKQDGFDIWDAIILSNMGRGNYRGSGGFGGSSGGGFGGGGFGGGFGGGGFGGGGASGGW